GCCCCTCCCGCTCGGCTGCATGAAGCACTCTGGACGCGACTGCTACGTCCTGAACAGCATTTCCCACCGACTTGAAAAACGTGATCTCGTCCGGTGATGTGCGCCCCGCGACAAGACCCAGCACGACCTCCCCGATCTCGCCCGCCATTACGGATTCATCGACGTCTCCATCACGGATCGGACCCACGATGTCGCCAGCCTCGTCCATGATGGCCTCTCGTTGATCGACGATGACCCGGGCACGCTGAATCAGAGCCGTGTCCACCTCTCGCATCTCGGTGGTGAACGAACCCACTCCCGTCACATGCGTGCCTGGCTCTATGCTGGTTCCGTCGAACACCGGCACAACACTGCTCGTGGCCGCGATCACAATGTCCGCTCCCCGCACTGCCTCGTCAGGGTCAGTCACCTGAATCGCAGCAACGCCCTCGAGCTCAGCGACCAGCGTCGCGGCGCTCGACCCACTTGGCGACACGATCCTCACCTCCGATATCTCCCGCACGCATCGGACCGCCTGCAGCTGCGTGCGCGCCTGCACCCCGGCTCCGAACAACGCAACCGTCGAGGACTCCGGGCGAGAGAGCAAATCGGCCGCTAGGCCGCCGACTGCTCCGGTGCGCAGCGCGGTAAGCCAGGTCCCATCCATGACCGCTGTGGTTTGTCCTGTCACCGGATCAATCGCAAGCACAACGGCGTGAATCACCGGCAGCCCCTCCGCGGCATTTCCGGGATTCACAGACACGACCTTCGCGCCGGCAACTCCGGTATCCTTCAAGTGGGCGGGCATGAAAAGTGTGACGCCATGCTCGGACTCGAGCGGCAGTCGGACAGGGACTGTGGCGCCTCCCTCGGACAGCGTTGCGAATGCCTGGCGCATCGCCTCGATGGCCACCGGCATGTCGATAGCAGCGCGGACATCAGCACCGGACAGGATCCTGATTTGCATGAGACTCGTGTCGCTTACAGAGTAACGGAGGCGGCGCATCGCGCCGCGCACAACCTACTCCACCAGGGCCCCGATTGGACACATTGAGGCGACATCAGCCAACGGCCCTCGTCGTAGGAGCCGGAGCCTTCGGTGTAGTTTCCGCCCTCGAGCTCGCACACCGTGGATTCGCGGTCACGATTCTTGACCGAGGGCCTACGCCACATCCCGAGGCATCGTCCACGGACATCAGCAAGATGCTGCGAATGGACTACGGCTCCGACGTGTTCTATCACGAACTTGCCGAAGCAGCTCTCGACATCTGGGATGAGTGGAATAGAGCTTGGTCTCGACCTCTCTACCACGAAGAAGGCTTCCTGGTGCTGGCCCCCGGACAGATGCGAGCCGGCGGCTTCGAGTACGAGAGCCATCGTGTTCTCACGGAGCGCGGATACAAGCCACAGCGAGTGGACAGCGCTTATATGGCACGCCATCACCCGGAATGGTCTTCTGACCGATACCCTGATGGCTACATGAGTCCTCGCGGAGGCTGGGCAGAGAGCGGGGCCGTAGTCGCCGACCTCCTCGAGCAGTGTGTGGACAGCGGCGTGCAAACGATGACCGGCACGTTCGTTCGACTCCTTAGCCACGGGTCCCGCGTGAGTGGTGCTCTCGTTCGTACCGGTCACAGCGAGCAAACCATCAAGGCCGATTCGGTCGTCCTGTGCGCTGGTGCCTGGACGCCCTCTCTAGCACCATGGCTATCCGAGGTGATGAAGGCCGTCGCCCAGCCGGTGGTTCACTTCGCCGTCAATCGAACCGAGTCGTTTGGTGGCTCCGCCTTCCCGCCCTTTTCCGCCGACATCTCGGGAAGCGGCTGGTACGGCTTTCCTGTTCTCGCCGACGGCCGATTCAAGCTCGGGCACCACAGTGATGGTCTTGTAGTCGACCCATCCCAGCGCGGCACGGTCGGGCCGGGCCACATCGAGAAAGCCCGCGACTTTCTGAGAGAGTCGATTCCATCGATCGCCGAAGCTCCCGTCATCGACTCCAGAATCTGCCTATACTGCGACAGCATCGACGGTGACCTCCTGCTCGATCGAGATCCGGAAAGAGAGGGACTGGTCGTGGCCGCCGGTGGTAGCGGCCACGGTTTCAAATTCACACCGATGATCGGGAAGATCGTCGCGGATGCGGTCGAGGGTCGCGCCAATCGATGGCAGCCGCGATTTTGTTGGCGTACAGGCGGTAGCGCCGCGGCGGAAGAAGCTCGCCACAGACAACCTAAGGACCAGAAAGGCTGATGAAAATCGTTTCCACTCCCGACGGCCCCACGCCGGCCGGGCACTACAGTCAGGCCGTTGTTTACGGAGGGGTCGTCTACGTCGCCGGAATGTTCGGCAAGGACCCGGCCACCCCAGACACCCCCCTGGGTGGTGCAGGCGAGCAGACCCGCACTGCCCTCCGTAACGTGTCGACGGTACTCGAGGCAGCTGGCTCAAGCCTCACATCTATCATCCGGATGACGGTGTACGTCTCGGACATCGACTATTGGGGTGAGGTCAACGAGGCATATGCAGAGGTCATGGGCGATCACAAACCCGCTCGAGCGATCGTAGCGGTGAAGAACTTCCCTGACCCATACATAGTTGAGATTGTCGCGACGGCAGCGCTCGGCGGATAAATCTCGCGACGGCGGTACTTGCCTTCGTTAAATCGCAAGACACGAGGCCGTCATGTTGTCGAGGAAGAGCCTGTCGCGTGAGGAGAGCGACTTCATGCCGTAAACATCGACGACATCGAGGACCCGGCCGACCTCGTCCGCGTTCAGG
This window of the Longimicrobiales bacterium genome carries:
- a CDS encoding ornithine cyclodeaminase family protein, producing MQIRILSGADVRAAIDMPVAIEAMRQAFATLSEGGATVPVRLPLESEHGVTLFMPAHLKDTGVAGAKVVSVNPGNAAEGLPVIHAVVLAIDPVTGQTTAVMDGTWLTALRTGAVGGLAADLLSRPESSTVALFGAGVQARTQLQAVRCVREISEVRIVSPSGSSAATLVAELEGVAAIQVTDPDEAVRGADIVIAATSSVVPVFDGTSIEPGTHVTGVGSFTTEMREVDTALIQRARVIVDQREAIMDEAGDIVGPIRDGDVDESVMAGEIGEVVLGLVAGRTSPDEITFFKSVGNAVQDVAVASRVLHAAEREGLGVLVDL
- a CDS encoding FAD-dependent oxidoreductase yields the protein MRRHQPTALVVGAGAFGVVSALELAHRGFAVTILDRGPTPHPEASSTDISKMLRMDYGSDVFYHELAEAALDIWDEWNRAWSRPLYHEEGFLVLAPGQMRAGGFEYESHRVLTERGYKPQRVDSAYMARHHPEWSSDRYPDGYMSPRGGWAESGAVVADLLEQCVDSGVQTMTGTFVRLLSHGSRVSGALVRTGHSEQTIKADSVVLCAGAWTPSLAPWLSEVMKAVAQPVVHFAVNRTESFGGSAFPPFSADISGSGWYGFPVLADGRFKLGHHSDGLVVDPSQRGTVGPGHIEKARDFLRESIPSIAEAPVIDSRICLYCDSIDGDLLLDRDPEREGLVVAAGGSGHGFKFTPMIGKIVADAVEGRANRWQPRFCWRTGGSAAAEEARHRQPKDQKG
- a CDS encoding Rid family hydrolase, with the translated sequence MKIVSTPDGPTPAGHYSQAVVYGGVVYVAGMFGKDPATPDTPLGGAGEQTRTALRNVSTVLEAAGSSLTSIIRMTVYVSDIDYWGEVNEAYAEVMGDHKPARAIVAVKNFPDPYIVEIVATAALGG